CATCAACTTTTCCACAAGAATATGAATTATCTATTTTTATATAATAACTGAAACCAGCAAGACCACCTACAAAAGTATCACCTTTTACGTTGGATATTGAGGAGCATTCTTCTATAGTCCCATCTATGGCATAGCCAACAAGTCCACCTATATTTTTTGTACCTTTTACATTTACAAATGATTTAGAGTTTATAATTCTAGTGTTACCTCGTGAGTATCCTACCAGACCACCGATATGATTGCTACTAAAGTAAACTTCATTGTAAAATCCTGTAATATTTCCAGAAACCTGAGAGTTACTAATTGATGATGATTGCGACTGTGCACCTACAAGACTACCAACATAATTTCGACCAGTTATATTGACATCTTCCATCTCTGTATTCTTAACTGTTGAATTGAGTGTTGCCCCAAACAAACCTACACACTCTTTATCTGGTCTGTATATATACAATCCTGTAACCTTATGCCCCTGCCCATCAAAATTACCAGTAAAAGCAGAAGTCATAGTTCCAATTGATTCAAAACCAGCTCCATCATTCCAATTTATTGTGTCTGATGCATCAACATCGTTCACCAATACATAACTTGCTGCACGATTATATTTCATGTCCTGCAACTCATCAACATTAGATATCTGATATGGATCTGTTTCCGAACCATCTCCACCGGAAAAAGCTGATGCAGGCGAGAGGAACAGTAAAACAACTGCTGTAACTGCGAGTGAATATAAAAGTAATGAACGTGCATTAACTGGTCTTAACTTTTCAGTTATTAAAATACCTATACATGTATGTATTAAAGTTTTAGATTCCTACATAAAAATACCCCATAAATCATTAGATTTTTCAATGTATATAGATATCCAAAAGCCCTTTTAGATAGTTATTATAATACTTAATATATTTAATAAAAATGAGATCGGTTTCTTTTGACTTGTTGTGATGTTTTGATTGTTGATACTAATATAAGTCTATTACTAAAAATCAAAAAAGATATATAGTATTGGCAATACAAGACAATCCCCATAGAAATACTAGAGATTGTTATTAATGAAACTTTCAACAAAAAGTGAATATGCCTGCCTTGCACTTATTGACCTTTCAGAAAATTACGGTGCAGGATACATCAAGATCGAGGATATTTGTCAGAGACAGGATCTTCCAAGGAAATATATCGAGCAGATATTACTATCATTAAAAAGGGCAGGATACGTGAAAAGCCGCCGAGGAGCTGATGGCGGGTATATGCTGGCTAAAGAACCGGGACAGATATCTCTGGCAGAGGTCGTAAGACTTATGGATGGTGCTCTGGCTCCGGTAAATTCTGTGAGCAAATACTTCTACGAATGTACGCCTCTTGAAAAGAACGAAGCACTGATAAAAGTTTTCAGGGAGATAAGGGATTACATCTCCGATAAAATGGAGAGTACGACTTTTGCGGATATGATCAGTGAATAATTTTTTTCAATACAATCTATACTAAACCGATAGAGAATATAGAATCAAAATACAGAATATATCCCTAAAGGAGATTTTTTTAATGACATTTAAAAAAACCATTACCTACCTGTGCAATGTTGCGCAGTATAATGTCAGGCAGTTTGTACGCAAACACCAGGAGTATTTAAACAAAAGTAACCGGGTTAATAACAGGTGTTAGAAGATATGAGAACTTATGATAAACTGTGAAAATTTTCGGGAAAGGTTTAATAACATGAATAATCATGATGTATCTGCGGTGGAAATACCATCATTAATCATTAACTAAATTTGAGGACGGAGACCAGGACCATGAAAAAAGGAAAACTGAATTTTAAAGAGTCTGAATTGGGAACATACCACGAATTACTGGACGGATATTGCGAGTACGAGGAGGAATTTACTTGTTAAAAATGATGGATTCGGTCAGTATGACAGGACAAATTCGGGATACCATGTCAGATGAAGAAATGATCGCATGGGTACTCGGTGTTGACAGACGCATTGTAGTCCTTGGATCTATGAAAAACCATCCAATTCTCAAAGCTTCAGACATCGCTCAGGAAACTAACAGATCAACACAGAACATAAGCCGTGCTCTTAAAGAGTTCAACGAAAAAGGATTCATCATGTGTCTGAATCCTGAAAAGACCACCTGGAAAAGATACACTGTAACAAGTGCCGGAAGAGAGTTACTGGATAAACTCGATGATATTTATTTTGATCCAAATTAAGTGAGAGGTGGCTAACGTCAGGGTCAGCTTTCCTCTTTTACCTCTATTTTTCATTTCACTATCTGATTTTGGTTTCGTTTTCAGGTACTAGAGCTAGCCCGAAGGGTCCGGCAAAGCCGGCGTTTTCCAAAATGACTGAACAAAATATTCTGCATAATGCCAGAAACACTTTCTCGCAGCATTCCTGCAGAATTATCCATGTGACTATACTATATACAGCATTGCTGGAATGTGCCGCCTTCGGCGGATGGTTACTTTGGTATTAGTTTAACGGTTTTTATGATCCGTCTTCAACCTGTCTGATATACGGACCCAGAATCATGTCCTTGTAAGCTCCACCTGCAGGAACCTTGGGATACAGGATTTCTTCCCTGTCCGTGCAAACTTCAAGGAAACACGGTCCTTCTGAATTCAGGAAAGCTTCCATGCCGTCCTTCAGATCATTACGGTCGCTTATCCTTTCTGCAAAAGCAAATCCGAATGACTCTGCAATATCTGCAAAACGGACATCCTTTGGCCGTTGTGTTCCTGTCCTTTTGCCGTCATAAGCAACGTCCTGAAGGTTCTGGACCATTCCATCGCTCCTGTTGTTAAGCATGAGTATCTTGATCGGCAGGTTGAGAGATGCAATAGTGTGCAGTTCTCCCAGATTCATCCGCAGGCTGCCATCACCGTCTATAGCTATAACCCTTGCATCAGGGTTGGCAAAATGAACACCGATGGATGTTGGCATGGAAAAGCCCATTGTTCCAAAGGAACCGGAACTCATGAAGGATTTTGCTGTCTGCATTGGAAGGTACTGTGCTGCAAGCATCTGCTGGTTTCCAACACCTGTTGTAACCATGGTGTTGTCATCAACATAGTCAGACAAAAGTGACATGACCTCAGCAGATTGGATGAATTCGGACTGCCGGTTATAATCCAGTGGCCAGGACCTCTTAAGGAATCTGGCACGTTCCTGCCATTCATGGATATTCAGGGTGATGTTATGCTTTTTCGCGAAGTTCAGCAGGTCCATGATAGCCGTGGCAGCATCACCTATGAATGTGAACTTTGGTCCCCTTTCGATCTTTATCTGGTGCATTTTCTCGGGATTTATATCGATATAGGCTATGTCAGTTCCAATAGCAAAACCGACCTTTTCAGCAACCCTGTCATCCCAGCGGACACCGATTGCAAAGAAGAAGTCGTTCTCCTGGATCAGCATGTTGGCATAGGGTGTGCCGAACATTCCCAGCATTCCGAGGTTGAGTTCATCCCTTCCGTTGATGACACCTTTTGCCATGAGAGTGTTAACTGATGGAATCCCGAAATATTCATTGAACTCACGTATAGCCTGGCTTCCTGCTTCGGAGTTTAGACCTCCTCCAATATAGAGCAGAGGCTTTTTTGATCTCAGGAACATCTGGTAGAATTCCTCACATTGTTCTTCACACAGGTGTCTATCATCATGATAGCTTTCCTCAAACCTCATGATGTTCATGTCCTGGTATTCATGCATCTTCTGCTGTTTGTCCAGCGGGATATCTATGACAACAGGCCCGGGTTTTCCTGATCTTGCAAAGTAGTAGGCATCTTTGACTATCGCTTCGAGGTCATCGCTATCAGAAACCAGCATGACCTTCTTGGCAGCTTCCCCGAAAACGCCCTGGACATTAATGTGCTGGAATGAATCGGTGCCTATCTTGTGTTCGGGGACCTGCCCTGCAAAGACAAGCAGTGGAATGCTGTCACCATAGGCATCAGCAACACTTGTGAGTGTGTTGGTAATCGCAGGCCCGGATGTGACTATGGCAACACCGACATCGCCTGATGACCGGGAATAACCGGCTGCACTGAAGGCTGCTGACTGCTCGTTGGAGTTGATAACTATCTCGATGTCACTCTTCTCAAGGGCATGGAAAACCGGCAGTATCGCCGCTCCGGTATAACCGAATATTTGTTTGACCCCGAGGTCCTCCAGACTTTTAACTAATATTTCTGCTCCATTCATTTCTTCCATTGTAATTCTCCGTGAAAGAAACGATCCCGGCACAGGATACACTAATCAGTAAATTGACCAAAAACAGTGCACTTGAGCCAGAAAAGTTTCGATTATCTTGCTCAAGCGTGTAGCACTACCACTATTACAGACACATTACGTAAAGTGTGAGTTGTGGTAGAGGTTTGCATTAATAAGTAAAAGAAAAAATGATATTTAAGAGTGTTGCCAATAATATTAATTTAATTTAAACTTATTCCCATTATATTTAATTTTCAAAGAAAAATTTCGATAAGTATATATAACTGCCAAAAATACACAATTTTAACTTTTAATTTATTAGATGTGGAAAATATAAAATGGAGATAGTAATGAATAAAAAAGAAATACTTGATCAAAATAATCGTATATATGGCATAGTTTCTTATATATCAATAATTGCTGCACTAATATGCATAATTATATACTTTATTTCTGGAAAAATTGGATGGACCATTAATGGAGTAGACATATTACTATCACTTTTGGCTTCAATATCAATCTTTATTATTGCTAATGCTAAAAAAACAGAAATGGTTCATGATAAAGTCAATCTGATTTATGATGATGTTAGCGTACTGAGGAACGCAAGTCCCACATTATTGACAGAAATAAGTAATGAAAAAGATTTTTATGTATTATTGGACGAAAAAGTAAAAAAATCAAGTCATAGAGTATGGTGGATGCATTTGGATCCATGGGAACCAAATTCGCCTCAAGTTGCTGAAGAACAAAGACAAATATATTTTAACAATATGTTACAATATATAAAATTGAACCCACGTATTGTTTATAAGAGAATTATAAGTATTCCTGATAATGCAAAACTAGCGTGGGTTGAAAAATTAATAAATGATACAAGTGAGTATAATAATTTAGAGTTAGCATATATTAATATTGATTGCATTGAGAAATTTGGTACTAAATCAGTTATGACAGTGATAAGTTGCCAAATAATTGATAATGATAAAATGTTTTTACTTAACCCACTTTTAAATTATGTACCTGAAGCTACAGGCACCTTCAAAAAGTGCTTATATTTTGAAAATAAAGAAATTGTATCGATATATCAAGAATACTATTCTAAACTCTGGGACACAATAACAAGCGGTGGCAATTTGCATGGATGCTTGCTTAAAAGTGGCGTAGGTAGCAAGCGATTTTATGACAATATAGATAGAATTAAAAAAGATATTGCTGACCGAGAATGTGAAAAATCTAAAGAATCAGATTTTCAAAACAACGGATATAGCATGTTTAACCAACAACCTACAAATGACGCTATTAACGCATAATAAACATAAATTTTAATGGATTTAATGATTTATAATGAGGTTATCTAATTAGCTCCCAAATCCCTCCATTCTAATTAGACAGACATTTTCAATAAAAGCTTCCAAATGAATTTCTTTTCTCAAATCCATTTTGTATTTCTGTAAGTACAAGCAACTGATACGCTACAAAATTCAGTAGAGAGTAGAGCTTTCTACTCTCTACTCTGATTCTTCTTATATCAAACTTGACTACATCCTTAATGTGTCCGTGCTTTGATTCGCATTCTCCTCTTTTCTTGTATAGCTCATAGAACGATTGATCCCTCATATTTTGATTTCGTAAGTTCATTCCAACCTGTTTAGACATTCCAATCTCATATAGGAATTTTAGTTTTTCTTCAGTGCTTGCAAGTATATTCCCACCTAGAAACCACATTTTATTCACCCAATGATTGATTCTGTCCATTTCACCCTCTTTGCTGATCACAGCATTTTTTGGATATGCAATAACTGGCCTTGCATTCAAATGATACCAGATATCTGCATGATTCTTGAATGCTTTATAACCCGTATCTGCAGAATACATGTCAATATCAGCATTCATTTTCTTCAATGCTTGAATGTGTTTGATGAGTTCATGAGTATCTCCTGTTTTGCCATTTGTATGTGTCATGAACACTGGATAAGTTCCTATCATTGTAATATGGGCTTTGTCCATCTTACATCCATAATGTGGATTGTAATCAGCATGCTTATCATATCTTGATGCTTCAAGTGGAGTTGAATCGATCTTAGCTTCTTTTATTTGAGTAAGATTAAGGATTCTTTCTCCAACTAACATCATTATTTCGTTGATTCCTTCATCACCCAGCCTATATTTTACAAAGTTATGTAGCGTCTTTGGAGAAGGAAGCTTTACGAGGTCATTATCACCATAAAAAGCGAGTAGTATTGCCTCTTCATTTGACAATGAGGCAATAGTTTTTTCATAGGATAACTGCCTGAAACACATCACAATGAAGAGCTTTATCATCGAAGAAATGCTATATTTAAAATGCCAACTGTTGTTGGCATAATAAGCACGTTCCACGTGCTTTGAAATATCTTCTATGCAGAGAAAGTGCAGGAATTGGCAAATTGAGGCGCTTTCTCTGTTCAGATAGTTTTCAATTGAATCCTCAAAGTGGACTCCTCCATACATTATAGATTTTTTAGCTATGAGACGGGCCAAATTTATGCTATTTATAGCTGCCGCCCCCCCCCCAAAAAAAAAAAAATAGGTTTTGAAGGTAACGAAAAAAAGGATTAAGCTTTTATGCTGAAATTCTAATTAGACGACCTCACAAGATGAAATAGAAAACCATCTTATTTTTCGGTCAATAACATGACTTTTCGGAGAGAATACTGAATATTCAGACAAATCGATCTTTAAGACAAAAAGCATGATACTCTGGAACATTTTCTTCACAGGAGTTCTTCAGGTTCATTCGTATGACTGCAATAATCTTTTGATAAATAATCATATAGCAGCATTGGAATGCGCCGCCTTCGGCGGATTGTTGCTTTGTTTTTAGATTGCCGGTTTCTATTTTGTGGAAATTTAATGATCAAAGGTTGTATCAATTCTAATGTTCATGATAAATCAATACTTTTTTAACCGAGCATACCGTAAGCCTATGAACACGTTTTTGCGATAAAAACAAGAGGAAAATACGATGGCAGATAAGAATATACTAGGTGGTAAAATACGTCAGATACGTGAAATGCAGAAAATGTCTGTAGAGGATCTGGCAACTAACAGTAATACGAGCGTAGAACTGATAAGCAAACTTGAAGACGGAGCACTTGTCCCTTCACTTACTCCGCTCATGCAGATAGCAAGAGCACTTGGAGTTCGTCTTGGAACATTCCTTGATGATGCGCCACATACCGGTCCGGTAGTTGTCAAAAGCGGTGCATCTGACAATGTTGTAAGATTCTCCGGTAACTGCGATACATGCGAGAACAGCACACTGGATTTCTTCTCACTGGCAAAAGACAAAGCAGACAGACACATGGAACCATTCATCATTGACGTTCACCCTCGATCAGGGGACGTAACTCCATCATCCCATGAAGGGGAAGAGTTCATTTACGTGCTTGGCGGTCAGATAGAGATAATTTACGGAAAGGACAGTTTCACACTTACAACAGGGGACAGTATTTACTATGATTCTGTTGTACCTCACCATGTGCATGCAGTCGGAACCGAAGACGCAAAGATCCTGGCTGTCGTTTATGCACCTTATTAATCAGACCAGAAGTAGATAAAAATGTTCAA
The sequence above is a segment of the uncultured Methanolobus sp. genome. Coding sequences within it:
- a CDS encoding transposase, whose protein sequence is MYGGVHFEDSIENYLNRESASICQFLHFLCIEDISKHVERAYYANNSWHFKYSISSMIKLFIVMCFRQLSYEKTIASLSNEEAILLAFYGDNDLVKLPSPKTLHNFVKYRLGDEGINEIMMLVGERILNLTQIKEAKIDSTPLEASRYDKHADYNPHYGCKMDKAHITMIGTYPVFMTHTNGKTGDTHELIKHIQALKKMNADIDMYSADTGYKAFKNHADIWYHLNARPVIAYPKNAVISKEGEMDRINHWVNKMWFLGGNILASTEEKLKFLYEIGMSKQVGMNLRNQNMRDQSFYELYKKRGECESKHGHIKDVVKFDIRRIRVESRKLYSLLNFVAYQLLVLTEIQNGFEKRNSFGSFY
- a CDS encoding XRE family transcriptional regulator — protein: MADKNILGGKIRQIREMQKMSVEDLATNSNTSVELISKLEDGALVPSLTPLMQIARALGVRLGTFLDDAPHTGPVVVKSGASDNVVRFSGNCDTCENSTLDFFSLAKDKADRHMEPFIIDVHPRSGDVTPSSHEGEEFIYVLGGQIEIIYGKDSFTLTTGDSIYYDSVVPHHVHAVGTEDAKILAVVYAPY
- a CDS encoding helix-turn-helix domain-containing protein: MMDSVSMTGQIRDTMSDEEMIAWVLGVDRRIVVLGSMKNHPILKASDIAQETNRSTQNISRALKEFNEKGFIMCLNPEKTTWKRYTVTSAGRELLDKLDDIYFDPN
- a CDS encoding RrF2 family transcriptional regulator; protein product: MKLSTKSEYACLALIDLSENYGAGYIKIEDICQRQDLPRKYIEQILLSLKRAGYVKSRRGADGGYMLAKEPGQISLAEVVRLMDGALAPVNSVSKYFYECTPLEKNEALIKVFREIRDYISDKMESTTFADMISE
- a CDS encoding thiamine pyrophosphate-binding protein; translated protein: MEEMNGAEILVKSLEDLGVKQIFGYTGAAILPVFHALEKSDIEIVINSNEQSAAFSAAGYSRSSGDVGVAIVTSGPAITNTLTSVADAYGDSIPLLVFAGQVPEHKIGTDSFQHINVQGVFGEAAKKVMLVSDSDDLEAIVKDAYYFARSGKPGPVVIDIPLDKQQKMHEYQDMNIMRFEESYHDDRHLCEEQCEEFYQMFLRSKKPLLYIGGGLNSEAGSQAIREFNEYFGIPSVNTLMAKGVINGRDELNLGMLGMFGTPYANMLIQENDFFFAIGVRWDDRVAEKVGFAIGTDIAYIDINPEKMHQIKIERGPKFTFIGDAATAIMDLLNFAKKHNITLNIHEWQERARFLKRSWPLDYNRQSEFIQSAEVMSLLSDYVDDNTMVTTGVGNQQMLAAQYLPMQTAKSFMSSGSFGTMGFSMPTSIGVHFANPDARVIAIDGDGSLRMNLGELHTIASLNLPIKILMLNNRSDGMVQNLQDVAYDGKRTGTQRPKDVRFADIAESFGFAFAERISDRNDLKDGMEAFLNSEGPCFLEVCTDREEILYPKVPAGGAYKDMILGPYIRQVEDGS